A window from Rhizosphaericola mali encodes these proteins:
- a CDS encoding SDR family NAD(P)-dependent oxidoreductase: MSKIVFITGATAGFGKADAIKFAQNGWNCIISGRRKERLDSLAKELEEKYKVEVLPLEIDVQSRTDVFDKIGAIPEKWQNIDVLINNAGLALGTENFEDADLDNWDTMIDTNVKGLLYVSKAIIPFFIAHKKGHIINMTSTAAKDVYPGGNIYCATKHAVDAITKAQRIELLKYGIKVTAIAPGAADTEFSQVRFKGDTSKADKVYTGYEPLHAEDIADTIFYCANLPKHVCINDLVITCTAQANAFFFDKK, translated from the coding sequence ATGTCAAAAATTGTATTTATAACGGGCGCAACTGCAGGATTTGGTAAAGCGGATGCTATCAAATTTGCACAGAATGGTTGGAATTGTATTATTTCTGGTCGTAGAAAAGAGCGATTGGATAGTTTGGCAAAGGAATTAGAGGAAAAATATAAAGTGGAAGTTTTGCCTTTAGAAATAGATGTACAGAGCAGAACGGACGTTTTTGATAAAATAGGTGCTATCCCAGAAAAATGGCAAAATATCGATGTGTTGATTAATAATGCTGGCTTGGCATTAGGTACTGAGAATTTTGAAGATGCAGATTTGGATAATTGGGATACGATGATTGATACTAATGTAAAAGGACTTTTATACGTATCAAAAGCGATCATCCCGTTTTTTATTGCACATAAAAAAGGACATATTATTAATATGACATCTACTGCTGCAAAAGATGTATATCCAGGTGGTAATATCTATTGTGCAACCAAACATGCCGTTGATGCGATCACAAAAGCGCAAAGAATTGAATTGTTGAAGTACGGAATTAAAGTAACTGCAATTGCTCCAGGTGCTGCGGATACAGAATTTTCGCAAGTGAGATTTAAAGGAGATACAAGTAAAGCAGATAAAGTATATACGGGTTATGAGCCATTACATGCCGAGGATATTGCAGATACAATTTTTTATTGTGCTAATTTACCCAAACACGTTTGTATCAATGACTTAGTGATCACTTGTACAGCACAAGCTAATGCTTTCTTTTTTGATAAAAAATAA
- a CDS encoding TlpA family protein disulfide reductase, whose protein sequence is MKKLVLALVLILSAQLGFSQTYDSIAPYKKDKNMPTFQVLLTDSTWYSNTTNNHNQPTLIIYFNPDCDHCQHMAASFEKDMDAFKNVNLLWTTYLAPLDELKNFSHSYNLDKYPNVYFGKDPNYAIPAFFRVEYTPFVALYDKNNKLVHTWTLNVSADEIKFSLKNLK, encoded by the coding sequence ATGAAAAAGTTGGTTTTAGCACTTGTTTTAATTTTGTCAGCACAGCTTGGATTTAGTCAAACTTATGATTCTATAGCACCATATAAAAAGGATAAAAATATGCCAACCTTTCAGGTATTATTGACCGATAGTACTTGGTATAGCAATACTACAAACAACCACAATCAACCAACATTGATTATTTATTTCAATCCAGATTGTGATCATTGTCAACACATGGCAGCAAGTTTTGAAAAGGATATGGATGCTTTCAAAAACGTTAATTTATTATGGACAACCTATTTGGCGCCATTGGATGAATTGAAAAATTTTAGTCATTCATATAATTTGGATAAATATCCCAACGTATATTTTGGGAAAGATCCCAATTATGCAATTCCCGCTTTTTTTCGTGTAGAATACACCCCATTCGTTGCTTTATATGATAAAAATAATAAATTGGTTCATACTTGGACCTTAAATGTTAGTGCCGACGAGATCAAATTTTCATTGAAAAATCTAAAATAG
- a CDS encoding inorganic phosphate transporter, which produces MFPLLVTIVVIALIFDYINGFHDAANSIATIVSTKVLSPFQAVLWAAFWNAIAYFIFTDHKVANTIANTIKPEFIDLHVILAGLIAAICWNLLTWWFGIPSSSSHTLIGGFIGAAFAKVGSLSVIVYSNLFKTVLFIFLSPLIGMFIAFFFNILVAWICRKANPYKAERWFKRLQLISSAALSLGHGGNDAQKVMGLITVAIAVYHNNGSIPPDTKDLLHHMPEWVPAACYCAIGLGTMSGGWKIVKTMGSRITKVTSLEGFTAETSAAATLMIAERMGIPVSTTHTITGAIMGVGATKRLSAVRWGVTLSLVWAWVLTIPVSAVLAAIVYWISRTIAHFA; this is translated from the coding sequence ATGTTTCCTTTATTAGTTACAATCGTCGTTATCGCATTGATATTTGATTACATCAATGGTTTTCATGACGCAGCCAATTCTATTGCGACCATAGTTTCCACCAAAGTATTATCTCCTTTTCAAGCCGTATTATGGGCCGCATTTTGGAACGCAATTGCTTATTTTATTTTCACAGATCATAAAGTTGCTAATACGATTGCCAATACAATCAAACCTGAATTTATTGATTTACATGTAATCCTAGCGGGATTAATCGCTGCAATTTGTTGGAACTTATTGACTTGGTGGTTTGGAATTCCATCTAGTTCTTCACATACATTAATTGGTGGATTTATCGGGGCGGCATTTGCAAAAGTTGGTTCTTTAAGTGTAATTGTATATTCCAATTTATTTAAAACGGTGTTGTTCATATTTTTATCTCCGTTGATTGGCATGTTTATCGCCTTCTTTTTTAATATATTAGTGGCTTGGATCTGTAGAAAAGCTAATCCTTACAAGGCGGAAAGATGGTTTAAAAGACTACAGTTAATTTCCTCTGCAGCCTTAAGTTTGGGACATGGTGGTAATGATGCACAAAAAGTTATGGGCTTAATAACTGTTGCTATAGCCGTTTACCATAACAACGGAAGTATTCCTCCTGATACCAAAGATCTTTTACATCATATGCCTGAATGGGTTCCTGCAGCATGTTATTGCGCCATCGGTTTAGGAACAATGAGTGGTGGTTGGAAAATTGTAAAAACAATGGGCTCTAGAATTACAAAAGTTACTTCATTAGAAGGTTTTACGGCAGAAACCTCTGCAGCCGCAACTTTAATGATTGCGGAAAGAATGGGGATTCCAGTAAGTACAACACACACAATTACAGGAGCAATTATGGGTGTGGGTGCAACCAAAAGGTTGTCTGCAGTAAGATGGGGTGTAACGCTCAGTCTTGTTTGGGCATGGGTTTTAACAATTCCGGTAAGTGCTGTACTAGCAGCAATCGTTTATTGGATATCAAGAACAATTGCACATTTTGCATAA
- a CDS encoding DUF47 domain-containing protein, whose amino-acid sequence MGLANTFGKMFMPKNKVFYELFEDVASVVKEIGQTLNLMVHESDKDKRAAILAKIEDLEHKNDDNTHRIFTELGRNFITPFDREDIHYLASALDDIADYIYATGKKIQIYSVNPNDTGISKMAELIEIGTSEIVKAVAGLRDMKNLHKMTEAMVKINSIENQADDVYDLSIEKLFETENDIKTLIKKREIFHSMETVTDKCEDAANVIESIIIKYA is encoded by the coding sequence ATGGGATTAGCTAATACCTTCGGCAAGATGTTTATGCCTAAAAACAAAGTTTTTTATGAATTATTCGAAGATGTTGCCAGTGTAGTAAAAGAAATCGGACAGACTTTAAATTTAATGGTACACGAGTCGGACAAGGACAAAAGAGCCGCAATCTTGGCTAAAATTGAAGACCTCGAGCACAAAAATGATGATAATACCCACAGAATATTTACAGAATTAGGGAGAAATTTCATCACTCCATTCGATAGAGAAGATATTCATTATTTGGCAAGTGCATTGGACGATATCGCTGATTATATCTATGCAACTGGTAAAAAAATTCAAATATATAGCGTAAATCCTAACGATACTGGGATTTCAAAAATGGCAGAATTGATAGAAATTGGCACTTCTGAAATCGTAAAAGCAGTTGCCGGATTACGCGATATGAAAAATCTGCACAAAATGACGGAAGCAATGGTTAAAATCAATAGTATTGAAAACCAAGCTGATGATGTTTATGATCTAAGTATCGAAAAATTATTTGAAACAGAAAACGACATCAAAACTTTAATTAAAAAGAGAGAAATATTTCACAGTATGGAAACAGTAACCGACAAATGCGAAGATGCCGCAAATGTTATTGAATCCATCATCATCAAATATGCTTAA
- a CDS encoding NAD(P)H-binding protein, with protein sequence MIALVIGATGATGKDLVAQLIQDSAFEKVRIFVRKSMQIQHPKLEEIVVDFAKLSDWAKYLHGDVAFACLGTTLKQAGSKEVQWTIDYDYQYSFAKLAKENGVPHFILLSAYGANENSTIFYSKMKGKLETAIQKLQFSQLDIFKPGVLIRKNTNRTSEKLSVGIIRFFNRVGLISKYKPMSTEILAQSMIAYAKKQQPGLNYVKLQEIFSH encoded by the coding sequence ATGATAGCATTAGTTATCGGTGCGACGGGAGCCACTGGCAAAGATTTAGTGGCGCAACTAATACAAGATTCCGCATTTGAAAAAGTGCGGATTTTTGTGCGTAAATCAATGCAAATACAACATCCGAAACTAGAAGAAATCGTAGTAGATTTTGCAAAATTGTCAGATTGGGCAAAATATTTACATGGGGATGTTGCATTTGCTTGTTTGGGTACAACATTAAAACAAGCTGGAAGTAAAGAGGTACAATGGACAATCGATTATGATTATCAATATTCTTTTGCAAAATTGGCTAAAGAAAATGGCGTGCCTCATTTCATTTTACTTTCTGCTTATGGTGCGAATGAAAATTCCACTATATTTTATTCGAAAATGAAAGGGAAATTAGAAACGGCTATTCAAAAATTGCAATTTTCTCAATTAGACATTTTCAAACCAGGCGTTTTAATAAGAAAAAATACCAACAGAACTAGCGAAAAGCTTTCTGTTGGTATCATCCGTTTTTTTAATAGGGTAGGGCTTATTTCAAAATATAAACCTATGAGTACTGAGATTTTAGCGCAATCCATGATTGCTTATGCAAAAAAGCAACAACCAGGATTGAACTATGTAAAGTTGCAAGAAATTTTTTCGCACTAA